The Eublepharis macularius isolate TG4126 chromosome 3, MPM_Emac_v1.0, whole genome shotgun sequence genome has a window encoding:
- the LOC129326186 gene encoding 2-oxoglutarate receptor 1-like, protein MITTDIAASDDVANITGALLDYDLAALKNCTDDVDELRTSYLPPLYSMIFVVAFPGNIIALAVYAFKMRPWKSSTIIMFNLACTDLLYLSGLPFLIHYYANGEHWIFGEFMCRFIRFGFHFNLYSSILFLTCFSIFRYLAVVHPIRTFYFRKKSWTVVACIVAWAISLTVVTPVNFLITSADQENKSICLDLTSSENLDVIRWYNWLLTGFIFYVPLITVTLCYALVIYTLATGPHTQNPYKQKARKLAFLLLVVFYVCFLPFHVFRIVRIELRLRPVSCEVENQIHAAYIICRPLAALNTCANLLLYVIISGNFQQAVQSLLRCRLSNYIQQSGSHSELNKSGIILKL, encoded by the coding sequence ATGATCACGACGGACATCGCTGCATCTGATGATGTAGCAAATATAACCGGCGCGCTCCTGGATTATGACCTAGCTGCTCTTAAGAACTGCACCGATGACGTGGATGAACTCAGAACGTCCTACCTGCCGCCGCTATACAGCATGATCTTTGTTGTGGCGTTTCCAGGCAACATCATTGCCCTTGCCGTGTATGCTTTCAAGATGCGACCCTGGAAGAGCAGCACCATTATTATGTTCAATCTGGCCTGCACAGATTTATTGTACTTAAGTGGCCTTCCTTTTCTGATCCACTACTACGCCAACGGGGAGCACTGGATCTTTGGAGAGTTCATGTGCAGGTTTATCCGCTTCGGGTTCCACTTCAACCTATACAGCAGTATCCTCTTTCTAACGTGCTTCAGCATCTTCCGATACTTAGCGGTTGTCCACCCGATACGGACTTTTTACTTTCGGAAAAAGTCATGGACTGTCGTGGCCTGCATTGTTGCTTGGGCCATTTCGCTGACGGTGGTGACACCTGTCAACTTTTTGATTACCTCCGCAGATCAAGAGAACAAATCTATTTGCCTTGACCTTACGAGTTCTGAAAACCTGGATGTCATTCGGTGGTACAACTGGCTTTTAACGGGATTCATTTTCTATGTGCCTTTAATAACGGTGACCCTTTGCTACGCCCTGGTCATTTACACCTTGGCAACTGGGCCCCACACTCAAAATCCTTATAAACAGAAGGCTCGTAAACTTGCCTTTCTCCTCCTGGTGGTCTTTTATGTGTGTTTTCTACCCTTCCACGTCTTTAGGATTGTTCGAATTGAACTAAGGCTGCGTCCAGTCAGCTGTGAGGTCGAAAACCAAATCCACGCCGCCTACATTATCTGTAGACCATTGGCTGCACTCAACACATGTGCCAACCTGTTACTTTATGTCATAATCAGTGGTAATTTCCAGCAGGCCGTCCAGTCTCTTTTGAGATGCCGGTTGAGCAACTACATACAACAATCAGGGAGTCACAGTGAATTGAACAAGTCTGGAATTATATTAAAATTATGA